From a single Zygotorulaspora mrakii chromosome 2, complete sequence genomic region:
- the GIT1 gene encoding Git1p (similar to Saccharomyces cerevisiae GIT1 (YCR098C)), whose protein sequence is MSSRKLIHYDAETRKQRLNEPSKKTLIHILTIIASGFALISDGYQNNAMSMLNRLFPALYGKENYTSAVSTRVSNASLVGTIIGQVVIGFACDYMGRKWSILTATILLVLGSALCAASHGITVQGMFWMLTVMRGVVGVGIGAEYPSASVSANEAANEYSEKHRGGLMVLVTNLPLSLGGPFASIIFLIVYSICGPHRLEGVWRAMFALGCFWPLSVFYFRWKMATSELYKKARFTSRIPLWLIIKFNWVRLVGTCGAWFMFDFVTFPNGIFSGTIISSIIGDSTDLKKICEWNLLLGIIAIPGVFVGAYLCDKIGRKYTLMFGFCGYLIFGLIIGCAYDQLKNITALFIVFYGLMNCLANAGPGDMLGVTSSESFPTAVRGTLYGLSAAIGKVGAVAGTESFQPIRDRLGPRFTFIIAAACGVVGILFTYFCIPHSKELDLMELDIKFHNYLVQNGWEGTMGFDESEDTETGSISADSTVMEVVDVADKKDDTVTTVQLR, encoded by the coding sequence ATGTCCTCCAGGAAATTAATTCATTATGATGCCGAGACAAGAAAGCAGCGCCTGAACGAACCTAGtaagaaaactttgattCACATCTTGACTATCATTGCGTCGGGGTTTGCACTAATTTCTGATGGATATCAGAACAATGCAATGTCCATGCTGAATAGGTTATTCCCCGCATTGTACGGCAAGGAGAACTATACTTCAGCTGTTTCTACTCGTGTCTCGAACGCTTCGCTAGTCGGTACGATCATTGGACAAGTTGTTATCGGATTTGCATGTGACTATATGGGCAGAAAATGGTCCATCCTCACTGCTACGATATTATTGGTTCTCGGTAGTGCTTTATGTGCTGCTTCTCATGGTATTACCGTTCAAGGGATGTTTTGGATGCTTACAGTAATGAGAGGTGTGGTTGGTGTTGGTATTGGAGCAGAGTATCCTTCCGCTTCTGTTAGCGCTAATGAAGCCGCAAATGAGTACAGTGAGAAACATCGTGGTGGACTGATGGTTTTGGTTACTAACTTGCCGCTATCTCTGGGGGGACCATTCGCCTCTATAATATTTCTAATTGTTTATTCCATCTGTGGACCACACCGTCTGGAGGGTGTATGGAGAGCAATGTTTGCACTTGGATGTTTCTGGCCATTATCGGTGTTTTACTTCCGTTGGAAAATGGCAACTAGTGAATTGTATAAAAAAGCTAGGTTTACAAGTAGAATTCCGTTGTGGTTGATTATTAAATTCAATTGGGTAAGGTTGGTAGGTACCTGCGGTGCTTGGTTCATGTTCGACTTCGTGACATTTCCAAATGGTATTTTCAGCGGAACTATTATATCCTCAATTATAGGTGACAGCAcagatttgaagaaaatctgTGAATGGAACCTTCTTTTAGGAATTATTGCTATTCCAGGTGTTTTTGTTGGTGCGTATTTATGCGATAAAATTGGTAGAAAATACACATTAATGTTTGGATTCTGTGGCTACTTAATCTTTGGTTTGATTATTGGTTGCGCTTATGATCAACTGAAAAACATTACTGCATTGTTTATTGTGTTCTACGGCTTGATGAATTGTTTGGCCAATGCAGGTCCTGGTGATATGCTGGGTGTCACTTCCAGTGAATCTTTCCCTACAGCTGTTAGAGGTACACTTTACGGTTTAAGTGCTGCCATTGGTAAGGTTGGTGCAGTTGCAGGTACTGAATCATTTCAACCAATTAGAGACCGCTTAGGTCCTAGGTTTACCTTTATCATTGCTGCAGCATGTGGCGTTGTTGGTATTTTATTTACATACTTTTGCATTCCACATAGCAAGGAGCTTGATTTGATGGAACTCGATATTAAGTTTCACAATTATTTGGTTCAGAATGGGTGGGAAGGCACCATGGgatttgatgaaagtgaagatACTGAAACTGGCTCCATATCGGCTGACTCTACAGTCATGGAAGTTGTCGATGTTGCagacaaaaaagatgatacGGTTACCACTGTTCAGCTTCGTTAA
- a CDS encoding uncharacterized protein (Ty-like element, ribosomal frameshifting), translating to MSNQVTIDNAEENILYKYGSAAKVPFSMSREAEDSLFTSREKSNSSEISNNGTDPNLSDSQRDFPSLQPSIPASVDNKQEGSPKSSAYDAGYQHTGSTQGYTYPYPWPSPYPPIAPPMVPPMGNGMFNWNMNADGIKYIPATSYETFMYQQKLLNDQFKQYRKFYDQRSEDDTTSESAKESNNEQVLPDLDEISNPSEFPRWMRSFKRFLEDNKLGDIIPDRLNESERDATKSEKAFIINSFKTYVKETAYPKSVKDAIKRGHDLFRIILCHVSEDSNLRSAIWRELTTISYDGSEDSYYYTSRVKELYSQLKATNSNIPEDIICEYLLKNLHGQYAKIRENHYLEYDLNTIAGISKCVLRTYDRLIKNKKHTSETSPSVTNRHCYKCSSEGHFAPQCPNVKDKLPKPSINSRKEKKSYHRKGIHKIGLTRDTELLGILQNSKKKRPSMTKTPQTGELVEDNQHLLIDSGAAISVIRDPGLLHNINKHPNIGIADAQDREIPISVSGDLQLSFPGTSIIHTEAVASTVPHVDILSLHELQKNGITVDFNNSQVTNNKGKMVARIKKIGPYYWIPAKYIHKPHKKLNVMNVQKQPLFPMEFIHRLLGHVNIKTLRDSIKQGMLTNLSMDDIDWSGYSNFQCEDCVSGKSKKHKHLVGSRLTYQKSYQPFEFLHTDIFGPVPHMPTSSPSYFMAFTDEATRFRWVFGLWNKEAETVTSKFRELVNMVKTQFNTKVRSFQMDRGSEYTNKTIRNFFKEYGIIPCYTSVGDSKANGVAERLNYTLLDDCRTLLRSSNLPLHLWFYAVQFSTLMRNSLITSSVGTSSRAKAGLTGLDVSTILPFGQRVMVNNPPKNKLRPRGIVGFALTPSAESHGYLIYIPSKHTVTDTTNYLIIRGDPHDRTDDADAVIAPLLDQLEARQDGEFDNNMSTHSGGMEMDVSIHSGGTIHQRPVSPTPTADNLSTSSGGNDPIQTGTTDTTEVIPEYIPEGNNDVLGPDIHDDPPEHTNDDPPEHTSDEIADNIEEHGSNMINEDPRINLQSANHAVTYDNTESDDQPTQNEPTSNPINDPANDHPSSAIIDNTKTPDPIPDTVSRRTINNDIDPSSAIASTVGIQASAYNDVAPTTEDERTTSSTSTAELDPLPSEEDSPVPESTTVATPDSETPESISNVGGNDQSPEVNAKSLEERKNRIFQYRNGDIPRVKPPSTKRKSSLALGEIEDRTQRKRPKRHILYVNAVHSNPTPHVKPSLSYYEAIVNNDDKNDAKGYNEAYMKEYDQLIKMKTWDPNKPINEKTIPRQQIINSMFIFNTKRDGRKKCRFVARGDQQKAGTYKEDLKANTVHHYALMTSLNIALDKKMFITQLDISSAYLYAELEEDLYIRAPPHMKLKGKAFKLNKSLYGLKQSGANWYKMIGSYLTNSCNMTELTGWPCVFKDENECFVCLFVDDMIVLSKDIKAANKLVKTLKKKFETKVIHDGKLDENNMATYDILGLEIEYTFGKKMTIGMENSLTEKLPHLGFDIEKDNKKFLVPGTPGEHIHKDNLVVEEDDYKEKVKQMQKAIGLLSYVGYKYRFDILYYVNILAQHTLYPSEQVEKLTKQLLNFVWQSKHKKLIWHANKHTKTNRITAITDASFANEEGFRSQLGHYYCLNGKVIGGRSSSEKLRVISSTEAEIYAVSESVPMLQGLACLVKQIDPSSSLRSKILTDSKPTISIVEDQSEDSRAFRNRFFGTRAFRLRDEARRNDLKFEYIKTEDNYADILTKPTSIAIFKKLTHSWVK from the exons atgtcaaaccaagttactatcgacaacgccgaagaaaacattctttataaatatgGTAGCGCCGCTAAAGTTCCCTTCTCAATGAGTAGAGAAGCGGAGGATTCTTTGTTTACGTCTCgtgagaaatcaaactcTTCGGAAATTAGTAACAATGGCACTGATCCCAACTTGAGTGATTCACAAAGAGACTTTCCTTCGTTGCAACCTTCAATCCCGGCCAGTGTTGATAACAAACAGGAAGGTTCCCCTAAATCAAGCGCATACGATGCGGGTTATCAACACACTGGTTCCACACAAGGTTATACTTACCCTTACCCATGGCCGAGTCCATATCCTCCAATTGCGCCACCAATGGTGCCACCAATGGGGAATGGCATGTTCAACTGGAATATGAATGCTGACGGAATAAAATACATTCCGGCCACTAGCTATGAAACATTCATGTACCAGCAAAAACTGCTGAACGATCAGTTCAAGCAATATCGAAAGTTCTATGACCAGAGATCAGAAGATGATACCACTTCTGAGTCCGCTAAAGAGTCTAACAATGAACAAGTGTTACCAGACTTGGATGAGATCAGTAATCCTTCGGAATTTCCCAGATGGATGAgatcattcaaaagatttctggAAGACAACAAACTAGGTGATATCATACCTGACAGATTAAATGAATCTGAGAGGGATGCCACGAAAAGCGAAAAGgctttcatcattaattccttcaaaacatATGTGAAGGAAACAGCCTATCCAAAGAGCGTCAAAGACGCAATAAAAAGAGGACACGACCTGTTCCGAATTATCCTATGCCATGTATCCGAAGACAGTAACCTTAGATCCGCTATATGGAGAGAACTAACCACAATAAGTTACGACGGATCTGAAGATTCATATTACTATACTAGTAGAGTGAAAGAGCTTTATAGTCAACTTAAAGCAACAAATTCCAACATCCCAGAAGACATAATTTGTGAATACCtgctcaaaaatttgcacGGTCAATATGCAAAGATTAGGGAGAATCATTACCTGGAATACGACCTGAACACAATCGCAGGCATTTCGAAATGTGTATTGCGCACATATGAcagattgataaaaaataagaaacatACATCTGAAACATCACCTTCAGTAACAAACAGACATTGTTACAAGTGTTCCTCTGAGGGCCATTTTGCTCCTCAATGCCCAAATGTCAAAGATAAACTACCAAAACCCTCCATCAATTCACGAAAGGAGAAAAAGTCTTACCATCGTAAGGGTATCCATAAAATCGGACTCACCCGCGACACAGAGTTACTT GGCATTCTCCAgaattcgaagaagaaacgtCCGAGTATGACGAAGACACCACAAACTGGTGAACTAGTTGAAGATAACCAACATCTACTGATTGACTCTGGGGCCGCCATATCAGTAATTCGCGACCCAGGCCTCCTTCACAACATTAATAAACACCCCAATATAGGCATAGCTGACGCGCAAGATCGTGAGATCCCCATAAGTGTCAGTGGTGACCTACAGCTAAGCTTCCCGGGTACCTCCATTATTCACACGGAGGCAGTGGCATCTACAGTGCCACATGTCGACATATTGAGTCTCCATGAGCTCCAAAAAAACGGAATCACCGTCgacttcaacaattccCAAGTAACCAATAATAAAGGGAAAATGGTAGCACGGATCAAAAAGATCGGACCTTACTATTGGATACCGGCAAAATATATCCATAAACCACACAAAAAGTTGAACGTCATGAACGTTCAAAAACAACCATTGTTCCCTATGGAATTTATACATCGGCTCCTAGGTCATGTCAACATTAAAACTTTAAGAGATTCCATTAAGCAAGGGATGCTGACAAATTTATCCATGGATGACATAGATTGGTCCGGATACTCTAACTTCCAGTGTGAGGATTGTGTGAGCggaaaaagcaaaaagcACAAACACTTGGTGGGTTCCAGATTGACATACCAAAAATCCTATCAACCCTTCGAGTTCTTGCATACCGATATTTTTGGACCTGTACCTCACATGCCCACATCGTCACCATCATACTTCATGGCATTCACAGATGAAGCCACGAGATTTAGATGGGTTTTTGGCTTGTGGAataaagaagctgaaaCGGTTACCTCAAAGTTTCGCGAACTGGTAAATATGGTTAAAACCCAGTTCAACACAAAGGTACGCAGCTTCCAAATGGACAGAGGATCCGAATATACTAATAAGACAATTCGTAACTTCTTCAAGGAGTACGGAATAATCCCGTGCTACACTTCCGTAGGTGACTCAAAAGCAAACGGAGTAGCTGAACGCCTTAATTATACACTGCTCGATGATTGCCGGACACTGCTTCGCAGTAGCAATCTACCATTACATCTTTGGTTCTATGCAGTGCAGTTCTCGACGCTAATGAGGAACTCATTAATAACGTCCAGTGTTGGCACTTCCTCCAGGGCCAAAGCAGGCCTGACAGGACTAGATGTCAGCActattttaccatttggaCAACGTGTCATGGTAAATAATCCGCCAAAGAACAAACTTAGACCACGGGGTATAGTGGGATTCGCACTCACACCATCCGCGGAATCCCATGGCTATCTAATATACATCCCATCGAAACATACCGTCACTGACACTACGAACTACCTGATAATTCGGGGTGATCCTCATGACAGGACAGATGACGCCGACGCAGTCATTGCTCCCCTACTTGATCAACTCGAAGCCAGACAGGACGGTGAATTCGATAATAATATGTCCACCCATTCGGGTGGTATGGAAATGGATGTGTCAATCCATTCGGGTGGTACCATTCATCAAAGGCCTGTATCACCAACCCCAACAGCCGATAACCTATCTACCTCGTCGGGTGGTAATGACCCCATCCAAACTGGAACCACAGATACAACTGAAGTCATACCAGAGTATATCCCCGAGGGCAACAATGATGTTCTAGGACCAGACATCCATGATGATCCACCGGAACATACCAATGATGATCCTCCTGAACATACCAGTGACGAGATCGCTGATAATATCGAGGAACATGGTTCAAACATGATCAATGAAGATCCCCGaatcaatcttcaaagcgCAAACCATGCTGTCACCTATGATAATACAGAAAGTGACGATCAGCCCACGCAGAATGAACCAACGTCAAACCCCATAAATGATCCAGCAAACGATCACCCATCGTCCGCCATCATTGACAACACTAAGACACCGGATCCAATTCCCGATACCGTCTCAAGAAGAaccatcaataatgatattgaccCAAGCAGTGCAATTGCATCCACGGTCGGAATACAGGCATCTGCTTACAATGATGTTGCTCCTACTACGGAAGACGAGCGCACCACATCATCGACCTCCACAGCAGAACTCGATCCACTTCCCAGCGAGGAAGACTCCCCCGTACCAGAGAGTACTACTGTAGCAACTCCCGATAGCGAAACACCTGAGTCTATCTCCAATGTGGGTGGTAACGATCAGTCTCCAGAAGTTAATGCTAAAAGtttagaagaaagaaagaatagaatttttcagtaccGTAATGGCGACATCCCGAGGGTAAAGCCACCAagtacaaaaagaaaaagtagtTTAGCTCTaggtgaaattgaagataggACTCAACGCAAGAGACCAAAGCGTCATATACTTTATGTCAACGCAGTACACTCGAATCCAACTCCTCATGTTAAACCCTCCTTAAGTTACTATGAGGCAATtgtcaataatgatgataaaaatgatgcaaaaggATACAACGAAGCCTACATGAAGGAATATGaccaattgatcaaaatgaagacCTGGGATCCTAACAAACctataaatgaaaagacGATCCCTAGACAACAAATAATAAACTCcatgtttattttcaacactaAGAGAGATGGAAGGAAGAAATGCAGATTCGTTGCAAGAGGTGACCAGCAGAAGGCTGGAACTTACAAAGAAGACCTCAAAGCAAACACGGTACATCATTACGCACTGATGACCAGTCTCAACATAGCACTagacaagaaaatgtttatcACCCAATTAGACATATCCTCAGCGTACCTATACGctgaattggaagaagatctgTACATCAGAGCACCTCCACACATGAAgctcaaaggaaaagcaTTCAAGTTGAACAAGTCACTATATGGACTTAAGCAGAGCGGAGCGAACTGGTACAAGATGATTGGCAGTTACTTAACCAACTCTTGCAACATGACAGAATTAACCGGTTGGCCATGCGtgttcaaagatgaaaatgaatgtttTGTATGCCTCTTTGTAGACGACATGATCGTCCTGTCCAAAGATATCAAGGCAGCAAACAAACTAGTCAAAActctaaagaaaaagttcgAGACCAAAGTGATCCACGATGGGAAATTAGACGAAAACAACATGGCCACATACGATATTCTAGGACTGGAAATAGAATATACGTTcggaaagaaaatgacaataGGAATGGAAAACTCCTTAACCGAAAAGCTTCCACATTTAGGTTTTGATATCGAAAAGGATAACAAGAAGTTTCTTGTGCCAGGCACACCAGGTGAACACATCCACAAAGATAATCTGGtcgttgaagaagacgactacaaagaaaaggttaAGCAAATGCAGAAGGCTATAGGATTGCTATCATATGTGGGATACAAATATAGATTCGATATTCTATATTACGTGAACATCCTAGCTCAGCATACACTATACCCCTCAGAGCAAGTGGAGAAACTCACCAAACAGCTGTTGAACTTCGTGTGGCAGTCAAAACACAAAAAGCTGATTTGGCATGCCAACAAGCACACCAAGACAAATAGGATTACCGCTATCACTGACGCATCGTTTGCGAATGAAGAAGGATTCCGATCACAATTGGGCCATTACTACTGCCTAAATGGAAAAGTCATCGGTGGGAGATCATCTAGCGAAAAACTGCGTGTCATATCATCTACCGAAGCGGAAATATATGCGGTAAGCGAATCAGTCCCAATGTTACAAGGATTAGCATGCCTagtaaaacaaattgatccatcatcatcacttaGATCGAAGATACTAACTGACTCAAAACCTACTATATCAATAGTAGAGGACCAAAGTGAAGATTCAAGAGCGTTCAGAAATCGTTTCTTCGGGACACGAGCTTTCAGGTTAAGAGATGAAGCTAGACGCAACGATCTGAAGTTCGAATACATAAAGACAGAAGATAACTATGCGGACATATTGACCAAGCCTACATCAATAGCCATATTCAAGAAGCTTACTCATTCATGGGTGAAATAG
- the AQY3 gene encoding Aqy3p → MSNRLSTSSSSSSASSASSASSASLPHSGNRSAERGNQLENAKERPPHGKVTWEGNVKGTGPVPTGVDTGLSPARGVSGVGMGTAAAAGAAKKSSELGGFSRSTLAPLTPLSKGAAEDVPRNRPRRPVGLAYSSPNLKGLANQPNAEQELLMDYYLSGANNRGSNGNYVDPLYRHLNPSRNLKNKPVWSLNQPLPHVLDPSLAEKMIQKNKEVKSRSRPSSKSGSRDVSRSGSMTSVNDWKKLLRRPGSGRRLNDIEAQLPSSATQAAAKAKLMDGHKPSHSQIEFSKKGAKSGTHNAKFSLGDESYPASVADNESTPPLKKSEDASNYTDLLKEQLEEEGSTPVDLVEKSGDIIGDDDDESEEITFTNFWARIRYKMREPFAEFIGTLVLVVFGVGGNLQATVTNNAGGSYESLSFAWGFGCMLGVYVAGGISGGHINPAVTISMAIFRKFPWKKVPVYIVAQICGAFFGGALAYGYFWSSITEFEGGPTIRTAASGACLFTNPRSYVTWRNAFFDEYIGTAMLVGCLMALLDDSNAPPANGMTAFIVGLLVAAIGMALGFQTSFTINPARDLGPRIFSAMVGYGRHPFHLTHWWWTWGAWGGPIAGGISGALVYDLFIFTGCESPVNYPDNGYIEHRVEKLLHKEFHHRNGMDDSHGVKVDQTSSSKESTPKSTPT, encoded by the coding sequence ATGAGCAATAGATTATCTACATCTTCGTCCTCGTCTTCTGCGAGTTCTGCGAGTTCTGCGAGTTCTGCTAGCTTGCCACACTCCGGCAATAGATCTGCGGAACGCGGAAACCAGTTAGAAAACGCCAAGGAAAGACCTCCACACGGCAAGGTTACATGGGAGGGAAACGTGAAAGGTACTGGACCGGTGCCAACAGGTGTTGACACCGGTTTATCGCCCGCGAGAGGAGTGTCCGGAGTAGGAATGGGCACTGCTGCTGCGGCAGGAGCGGCTAAGAAATCCAGTGAATTGGGAGGCTTTTCGAGAAGTACGTTGGCTCCGCTGACGCCATTATCAAAAGGAGCTGCTGAGGATGTTCCTCGCAACAGGCCGAGAAGACCCGTGGGTTTGGCTTATTCATCTCCAAATCTGAAAGGTTTGGCTAACCAGCCCAACGCTGAGCAAGAGCTCTTGATGGATTACTATCTTTCAGGCGCTAACAATCGGGGTTCTAATGGTAATTATGTTGATCCTTTATATCGCCATTTAAATCCCTCTAGAAACCTCAAAAATAAGCCTGTGTGGAGTTTGAATCAACCATTACCTCATGTTCTGGATCCGTCATTGGCGGAgaaaatgattcaaaagaataaagaAGTAAAGTCTCGTTCTCGTCCTTCGTCAAAGTCTGGTTCAAGAGATGTTTCGCGGTCAGGGTCGATGACATCTGTCAATGACTGGAAGAAACTTCTTAGACGTCCTGGCTCCGGCAGGAGGTTGAACGATATAGAAGCGCAATTGCCAAGTTCTGCAACCCAAGCTGCGGCAAAAGCAAAATTGATGGATGGACACAAACCTTCACATTCTCAAATTGAATTCTCAAAAAAGGGTGCAAAATCAGGTACTCACAATGCTAAATTTTCTCTTGGCGATGAAAGCTATCCAGCATCTGTTGCCGATAATGAATCTACGCCTCCACTCAAAAAATCAGAGGATGCTTCAAATTATACAGATTTATTAAAAGAACaacttgaagaagaggGTAGTACTCCTGTTGATTTAGTTGAAAAAAGTGGTGACATAATTGgagatgatgacgatgaatCTGAGGAAATAACCTTTACCAATTTTTGGGCAAGGATCAGGTATAAAATGCGCGAACCATTTGCTGAGTTTATCGGTACTTTAGTGCTTGTTGTTTTTGGTGTAGGTGGTAATCTTCAAGCAACTGTAACAAATAATGCTGGTGGGTCCTATGAATCATTGTCCTTCGCATGGGGGTTCGGATGTATGCTTGGTGTTTATGTTGCAGGTGGTATCAGTGGTGGCCATATAAATCCGGCCGTCACTATCTCAATGGCTATTTTCAGAAAGTTTCCGTGGAAAAAAGTTCCCGTTTACATTGTTGCACAGATCTGTGGTGCTTTCTTTGGTGGCGCACTGGCATATGGCTACTTCTGGAGTTCGATTACCGAGTTTGAAGGTGGTCCAACAATTAGGACAGCTGCTTCGGGTGCCTGTTTGTTTACCAATCCAAGATCCTACGTCACCTGGAGAAATGCATTTTTCGACGAATATATTGGCACTGCAATGTTGGTTGGTTGTTTAATGGCACTGTTAGATGATAGTAATGCACCACCGGCTAATGGTATGACCGCGTTCATCGTAGGGCTTTTGGTTGCTGCTATTGGTATGGCTCTCGGGTTCCAAACGAGTTTCACAATTAATCCAGCTCGTGATCTCGGTCCTCGTATATTTTCTGCTATGGTTGGCTATGGTAGACATCCATTTCACCTTACTCATTGGTGGTGGACCTGGGGTGCCTGGGGTGGACCAATCGCAGGTGGTATCTCAGGAGCTCTGGTATATGATCTGTTCATCTTCACGGGTTGCGAGTCTCCTGTCAATTATCCCGACAATGGTTATATCGAGCATAGAGTTGAGAAGCTGTTGCATAAggaatttcatcatcgaaATGGCATGGATGATTCCCACGGGGTCAAAGTGGATCAAACTAGTAGCAGCAAAGAATCTACTCCAAAATCTACCCCCACATGA
- the CRH1 gene encoding transglycosylase (similar to Saccharomyces cerevisiae CRH1 (YGR189C); ancestral locus Anc_5.159) has translation MVQKRGLLSLIGLVSQIVYADDSSSTVQAVESATAAACNPVKTSGCAADKALAGSFSEDFTSESKYFFSDGNPGNISYSSDGVALTLGKRFENPGLTSNFYIMFGKVEVEMKAAPGQGVISSFFLQSDDLDEIDLEWVGSDNTQWQSNYFSKGDTTTYDRGAFHGVDAPVDKYHNYTLDWAMDQTTWSLDGQVARTLSNTSSEGYPQSPMQIKFGIWAGGDPSNAPGTIEWAGGETDYSKAPFTMNIRRLVVTDYSTGTQYSYSDQTGSWESIEAENGSVYGRYNEAQSEYSELTGGGQIASSASVSPTSTSSSSSVSSSSVSSSASVSSSSVSSSSSVSSSSVSSSSSVSSSSVSSSSSVSSSSVSSSSSVSSSSSSSSTIASSSTSGSSSSEVSSSSSISVSDASSIQSAPTTPSAARSTAVPNSIPESQSVSVVSSGTATDAAAAVTSSIMSIQTSTTEQQSSIASLVPSLNGGYNFVSSQNWYKFLPVMGLIFAF, from the coding sequence ATGGTTCAAAAAAGAGGGCTTCTATCGCTCATTGGTTTAGTTTCACAAATAGTTTATGCAGACGACAGCAGCAGTACTGTGCAGGCTGTGGAATCTGCTACCGCCGCTGCTTGCAATCCTGTGAAAACCAGTGGTTGTGCAGCAGATAAGGCACTAGCAGGAAGCTTCTCCGAAGATTTTACATCTGAATCTAAGTATTTCTTCAGCGATGGTAATCCTGGCAACATTTCGTACAGTTCTGACGGCGTAGCGCTCACGCTCGGGAAGAGATTTGAGAATCCAGGTTTGACATCCAACTTTTACATCATGTTTGGTAAGGTTGAAGTTGAGATGAAGGCGGCTCCTGGTCAAGGTGTCatctcttcctttttcttgCAGAGTGATGATttggatgaaattgatttagAATGGGTGGGTAGCGACAATACACAATGGCAATCGAACTACTTCTCTAAGGGTGATACAACAACCTATGATAGGGGTGCGTTCCATGGCGTTGATGCTCCAGTCGATAAATATCATAACTATACTTTAGATTGGGCAATGGACCAAACCACCTGGTCCTTGGATGGTCAAGTGGCGAGGACGCTTTCCAACACTTCTAGCGAGGGATATCCTCAATCTCCTATGCAAATCAAGTTCGGTATCTGGGCCGGTGGTGACCCAAGCAATGCGCCTGGTACTATTGAATGGGCTGGTGGTGAAACTGATTACTCCAAGGCTCCATTTACCATGAACATAAGGAGGCTCGTTGTCACGGACTACTCCACTGGTACTCAATACAGCTACAGCGATCAAACTGGCTCTTGGGAATCTATTGAAGCAGAAAATGGTTCTGTCTACGGTAGATACAACGAAGCTCAATCTGAATATTCTGAATTAACTGGGGGAGGACAAATAGCCTCTAGTGCAAGTGTAAGTCCGACGTCTACATCATCGAGTTCATCAGTTTCAAGTTCCAGTGTCTCTTCCAGTGCATCTGTTTCGAGTTCCAGTGTTTCTTCCAGTTCATCTGTTTCGAGTTCCAGTGTCTCTTCCAGTTCGTCTGTTTCGAGTTCTAGTGTCTCTTCCAGTTCGTCTGTTTCGAGTTCTAGTGTCTCTTCCAGTTCATCTGTTTCGAGTTCCAGCTCATCTTCCAGCACTATCGCTTCTTCCAGCACATCTGGTTCTAGCTCATCTGAAGTTAGCTCATCCTCAAGCATCAGTGTAAGTGATGCAAGTTCCATTCAGTCCGCCCCAACTACCCCAAGCGCTGCTAGGAGCACTGCAGTTCCAAACAGCATCCCAGAAAGCCAATCCGTTTCTGTCGTATCATCGGGTACAGCAACAGACGCAGCTGCAGCTGTCACTTCCTCCATTATGAGCATCCAAACTAGCACAACTGAGCAACAATCATCTATTGCAAGCCTTGTTCCAAGCCTAAACGGGGGCTATAATTTTGTATCTTCGCAGAACTGGTACAAATTCCTTCCTGTAATGGGTCTAATTTTTGCATTTTAA